A region of Bacteroidota bacterium DNA encodes the following proteins:
- a CDS encoding T9SS type A sorting domain-containing protein gives MKKILLLLISSLSLLAAKAQFTAGNIAVLRVGDSLATLANTGNNVAIDQFTLTGAYVNTNILPRTGSNAVCLSGSATSEGMLTLAGNKSSLVLFAYKTAAPYTSSVSATTSAAVNRAVVSVNSAGVATIPTFTSTTLSGNNPRHVFTNGTNYWGGGGNTGIVFGNTSSNIDTIVTTSSTNTRFISNAGTQLYYATASGTIGIWKLGTGAPTNSGNVSTPYITLVGGTGSCSPYAFSMKYDSSICYVADDRSIANGGGIQKWTRSGSTWTLAYTLTTGTGSTVGARGLAVDWTTTPPTIIATTAEAALNRAIRINDTASNVTAVTLATAATNTIFRGIAFTPGTTTLPVKLISFNASATINNVVLNWSTATELNNYGFELEKSSDNKSFEKIGFVKGNGTTNALSNYQFIDYTPMTSATYYRLKQIDFDGQFTYTNVVKVSNNNQLDVVVGPNPFSNEIKVTSNQNIYAVEVIDMTGKVCFSSNPNSLTYSFKLDNMNNGIYFIRINNGEQTISKRIVKN, from the coding sequence ATGAAAAAAATACTATTACTATTAATAAGTTCATTGTCATTATTAGCTGCTAAAGCGCAGTTTACTGCCGGAAACATAGCTGTACTAAGAGTTGGAGATAGTTTAGCAACACTTGCCAACACAGGGAATAATGTTGCTATTGATCAATTTACCTTAACCGGTGCTTATGTAAACACCAATATTTTACCCAGAACGGGAAGCAATGCTGTTTGCCTGAGTGGTTCTGCAACATCGGAAGGAATGCTAACTTTAGCAGGTAATAAATCGTCATTGGTATTATTTGCCTATAAAACAGCTGCGCCTTATACATCATCAGTTAGTGCAACAACTTCAGCAGCCGTTAACCGTGCTGTTGTATCTGTTAATAGTGCCGGAGTAGCTACTATTCCTACTTTCACCAGTACCACTTTATCAGGTAATAACCCGCGCCACGTTTTTACCAATGGAACAAACTATTGGGGTGGAGGTGGAAACACCGGAATTGTTTTTGGTAATACATCTTCAAATATTGACACGATTGTAACAACTTCAAGTACTAATACGCGCTTTATAAGCAATGCCGGAACTCAATTGTATTATGCAACTGCTTCTGGAACTATTGGTATTTGGAAATTAGGTACCGGAGCTCCTACCAATTCAGGTAATGTATCTACTCCTTATATAACACTTGTTGGCGGAACAGGATCTTGTTCTCCGTATGCTTTCTCTATGAAGTATGATTCAAGCATTTGTTATGTAGCTGATGACAGAAGTATTGCCAATGGTGGTGGTATTCAAAAATGGACCAGAAGTGGAAGCACCTGGACTTTAGCCTATACATTAACAACCGGAACCGGTAGTACTGTTGGTGCTCGCGGATTGGCTGTTGACTGGACTACTACCCCACCAACAATTATAGCAACTACTGCTGAAGCGGCATTAAACAGAGCTATAAGAATTAACGATACTGCTTCTAACGTAACCGCTGTTACATTGGCAACTGCTGCTACTAACACTATTTTTAGAGGTATTGCTTTTACTCCCGGAACAACTACACTTCCGGTAAAACTAATATCGTTCAATGCCAGCGCAACTATTAACAATGTAGTTTTAAACTGGTCTACAGCTACTGAACTAAATAATTACGGTTTTGAATTGGAAAAAAGTTCTGATAACAAATCGTTTGAAAAAATAGGCTTTGTAAAAGGCAATGGAACAACCAATGCTTTAAGCAATTATCAGTTTATTGACTACACTCCTATGACTAGCGCTACTTACTATCGCTTAAAACAAATTGATTTTGATGGTCAATTTACTTATACCAATGTTGTAAAAGTATCAAATAATAATCAATTGGATGTGGTAGTTGGTCCCAATCCTTTCAGCAATGAAATTAAGGTAACAAGCAATCAAAATATTTATGCTGTTGAAGTAATAGACATGACGGGTAAAGTTTGTTTCTCTAGCAATCCAAATAGTTTAACTTATAGCTTTAAACTGGATAATATGAATAATGGAATTTATTTTATTAGAATAAATAATGGTGAACAAACTATTAGCAAACGTATTGTTAAAAATTAA
- a CDS encoding T9SS type A sorting domain-containing protein — protein MKKLIYAIAILLASKSGFGQFIAITNQSSIYSENFNTLSTSGTAQTTLPAGWWINELPGNTTYRAGDGSANSGDTYSFGTGTNSERCLGGLASNSVAPNFGVKYINNSGASFTSFSINMFMEQWRSGGRTGLDSLYFYYSVNNSLDTAGTAKIFTGTWTRVPACDLVSKVTLASATTLDGNQSANRAYYQFTVSSLTVNVGDTLWLRWQDPNVGGSDDGLSIDDYSFTVAGTLPVKWNNFTAYNNNNNTTLNWSTASEINNNYFEVERSLDAKNYTTIGKVKGNGNTNIISNYQFIDNTQVSTTVYYRLKQVDFDGKFTYSDIVKVSNDNQLDVVVGPNPFSNEIKVTSNQNISAIEVIDVTGKVCFSSNPNSLNYSFKLDNMNNGVYFIRVNNGEQTISKRIIKN, from the coding sequence ATGAAAAAATTAATTTACGCAATAGCAATATTGCTTGCAAGCAAATCAGGTTTTGGTCAATTTATTGCCATTACTAATCAGTCATCTATCTATTCAGAAAACTTTAATACGTTATCAACCTCTGGTACAGCGCAAACAACTTTACCTGCTGGCTGGTGGATAAATGAACTCCCCGGAAACACTACTTACCGTGCAGGTGATGGTAGTGCTAATTCTGGTGATACTTATAGTTTCGGCACAGGAACTAACTCAGAAAGATGTTTAGGTGGTTTAGCTAGTAATAGTGTTGCACCTAATTTTGGAGTAAAATACATTAATAATTCTGGAGCTAGTTTTACTTCATTCTCTATCAATATGTTTATGGAACAATGGAGATCAGGTGGCAGAACAGGATTAGATTCATTATACTTTTATTATTCCGTTAATAATAGTTTAGACACAGCTGGTACTGCAAAAATATTTACAGGCACATGGACAAGAGTTCCTGCTTGCGACTTAGTAAGTAAAGTTACGCTTGCTTCAGCTACTACTCTAGATGGTAACCAAAGTGCCAATAGAGCTTATTACCAATTCACTGTATCAAGTTTAACAGTTAATGTTGGTGATACATTGTGGTTAAGATGGCAAGATCCAAACGTAGGTGGAAGTGATGACGGGTTAAGTATTGATGACTATAGTTTTACAGTAGCAGGAACACTTCCAGTAAAATGGAATAATTTTACTGCTTACAATAATAATAACAATACTACTTTAAACTGGAGTACAGCCAGTGAAATAAACAATAACTACTTTGAAGTAGAGCGTAGCCTTGATGCTAAGAACTATACTACCATTGGCAAAGTAAAAGGAAACGGAAATACAAATATTATTAGTAACTACCAATTTATAGATAATACACAGGTATCAACAACCGTTTACTACCGTTTAAAACAAGTTGATTTTGATGGCAAATTCACTTATTCTGATATTGTTAAAGTATCAAACGATAATCAATTGGATGTAGTAGTTGGACCAAACCCTTTCAGCAACGAAATTAAAGTAACAAGCAACCAAAACATTTCTGCTATTGAAGTAATTGATGTAACAGGTAAAGTTTGTTTCTCAAGCAATCCAAATAGTTTAAACTATAGCTTTAAGTTAGATAACATGAATAATGGTGTTTATTTTATCCGTGTAAATAATGGTGAGCAAACAATCAGCAAACGCATTATCAAAAACTAA
- a CDS encoding T9SS type A sorting domain-containing protein has product MKIKFTFLLFLVWGFNYSVQAQQLITENFDYTATSPLTTNNWVQILTSTVLPVSVTNAGLSFSGYNLSAIGNGAKIDTTGQDVYRDLFANTNSGSLYTSFMLNVSKATNAGDYFFAYLPQNSTSLFTGRLFIKAAGTGYYRIGISKSTDLAVYSTDSFATNTTSLLVVKYQFTTGTANDSILVYNIPSAFPSTEPTTATVATIGGATADAAALGRLALRQGTAASAPRLNMDGIRTANTWADLNASASNNPPSVFTTAFNSITTTTTNITWSKNSNYVDSTMTTLVFVKPVTAITVGSPNLSADYYTANANFSLASSFYQNDAAARCIYKGDTNNVATSGLTQNTLYQVAIFVVRNLDSAYATVTLGSFTTQSTAPRAITALTFGNNGRETATITWAKPTGYSNTNHTMVVYVKAASAITAGIPTTNPTLITADSNFGNGSPLSLDSGAYCIYKGDSTTLRIAGLTAGTNYYLVAYAINNVDSNYSPVINAQGITASAGPANVKSVTFLSFTPYTCRLSWTKDSTYNNANYSTLVFLKKGSAINSGSPSRDPLYYSPDSTFGAGTPYQIDPGAFCVYNGDSNVITPVNLVPSSTYYAVIYVVNNSDSLYSNPSNVTGITKAVPPENIIGVTVTGLTTTSAKIEWTKPSSYTNATYTTLVFVKANAGITAGIPTKTVTYYNAFSNFAFTFSTRYQNDTNAKCVYKGDTNFVNITSISHSNNYHVLIYVVRDIDSSYSILSATGSGTSSPPPPHYTISKINAINSITGVPDSLNTLVELSGIVYGVNQRTNGLQFVLRDNTGGITVSNTANNFGYTPSEGDSILVQGMVSSNRGLLIINTLDTLKLLASGKSINNPVLESKLDENTENNLVRLNRVKFLTTQTDTIWRANSTYPIITLAGDTTNIRIYATSNLVGALKPTTNFFHVIGLGTQQSNLNSPYAFTGYQILPRGTSDIITFTALSNFKLLSPANNTTIPIQGDTNQTVFISWTKSINSPLLATATYTWVLDSTGGNFTNPILSIPSTTAGADTSLTLTYGQIRALLVSLGVQKGQTKSFIWKVNAASGLFSKSSDSVFTANFTLGNMLGVKNVSAAPLLTFPNPFNENISIVLPNSILNNNIEVSIMDITGKVYLNQSFENNTLNQIQVNTSTLNKGIYLLKVSNEHTTYIQKMIKE; this is encoded by the coding sequence ATGAAAATAAAATTTACTTTTTTGCTATTTTTAGTATGGGGGTTTAACTATTCAGTACAAGCACAACAACTTATTACTGAAAACTTTGACTACACCGCTACAAGCCCTCTTACTACTAACAATTGGGTACAAATTTTAACATCCACGGTATTACCTGTTTCTGTAACAAATGCTGGTTTATCGTTTTCTGGCTACAACTTATCTGCCATAGGTAATGGAGCTAAAATTGACACTACCGGACAAGATGTATACAGGGATTTATTTGCCAATACTAATTCAGGCAGTTTGTATACTTCTTTTATGCTGAACGTAAGTAAAGCAACTAATGCTGGCGATTACTTTTTTGCTTATTTACCACAAAACTCTACTTCCCTGTTTACGGGTCGTTTGTTTATAAAAGCAGCAGGTACCGGATATTACCGTATAGGTATTTCTAAATCTACTGATCTGGCGGTTTACAGTACTGATAGTTTTGCAACTAACACTACTTCGTTATTGGTAGTAAAATACCAATTTACAACAGGAACTGCCAATGATAGTATTCTGGTTTATAATATACCAAGTGCCTTTCCTTCAACTGAGCCAACTACTGCTACAGTAGCTACCATTGGTGGTGCAACAGCTGATGCTGCGGCTTTAGGCCGTTTGGCATTACGTCAAGGCACAGCCGCTTCTGCACCTCGTTTAAACATGGATGGTATTAGAACGGCTAATACATGGGCTGATTTAAATGCTAGTGCTAGCAATAATCCACCATCCGTATTTACCACTGCATTTAACTCAATTACCACTACAACAACTAATATTACTTGGTCTAAAAATAGTAATTATGTAGATAGTACTATGACTACTTTGGTTTTTGTTAAACCTGTTACTGCTATTACTGTGGGCAGTCCTAATTTATCTGCCGATTATTATACGGCTAATGCTAATTTTTCATTGGCTAGTTCTTTTTATCAGAATGATGCTGCTGCCAGATGTATTTACAAAGGTGATACAAATAATGTGGCTACATCTGGTTTAACTCAAAACACATTGTACCAAGTAGCAATATTTGTTGTACGTAATTTAGATAGTGCTTATGCTACAGTTACATTAGGAAGTTTTACGACTCAAAGCACTGCTCCAAGGGCAATAACAGCACTAACTTTTGGTAATAACGGACGAGAAACAGCTACCATTACCTGGGCAAAACCAACAGGTTACTCAAATACTAACCACACCATGGTTGTATACGTAAAAGCAGCCTCCGCAATAACCGCAGGTATACCAACAACAAATCCAACTTTAATTACTGCTGATAGCAACTTTGGAAATGGTTCTCCATTATCACTTGACTCAGGCGCTTATTGTATTTATAAAGGCGATAGTACTACTTTAAGAATTGCAGGATTAACTGCAGGAACAAACTATTATTTAGTAGCTTATGCTATCAATAATGTTGACTCAAACTACTCGCCTGTAATTAATGCGCAAGGTATTACGGCTAGCGCAGGTCCTGCTAATGTTAAATCAGTTACTTTCCTTTCGTTTACTCCATACACCTGCCGTTTATCATGGACCAAGGACAGTACTTATAACAATGCCAATTATTCAACACTGGTATTTTTGAAAAAAGGTTCTGCCATTAACTCGGGAAGCCCTAGCAGGGACCCATTGTATTATAGCCCTGATTCAACTTTTGGTGCAGGTACTCCTTATCAAATTGATCCGGGTGCTTTCTGTGTTTACAATGGTGATTCAAACGTAATAACCCCGGTAAATTTAGTTCCTTCATCTACTTATTATGCTGTAATATATGTAGTAAACAACAGCGACTCTTTATACTCTAACCCAAGTAATGTAACTGGAATTACCAAAGCTGTGCCACCTGAAAATATTATTGGTGTAACAGTTACGGGTCTAACAACCACCAGTGCTAAAATTGAATGGACTAAACCAAGCAGCTATACCAACGCTACTTATACTACTTTGGTTTTTGTTAAAGCAAATGCTGGTATTACAGCGGGAATTCCGACTAAAACAGTAACTTACTATAACGCCTTTTCTAATTTTGCTTTTACATTTAGCACCCGTTATCAAAATGATACCAATGCTAAATGTGTATACAAAGGCGATACTAATTTTGTAAATATTACAAGCATAAGTCATAGCAATAATTACCACGTATTAATTTATGTAGTACGCGACATAGATTCTTCTTATTCTATCTTAAGTGCAACTGGATCAGGTACCTCCTCTCCACCTCCCCCACACTATACTATATCAAAAATCAACGCTATCAATTCAATTACTGGTGTTCCTGACTCATTGAATACCTTAGTAGAGTTGAGTGGCATTGTTTATGGCGTAAATCAACGTACGAATGGTTTACAGTTTGTTTTACGCGACAATACTGGGGGCATAACGGTATCAAATACAGCAAACAATTTTGGTTACACACCAAGTGAAGGTGATAGTATTTTGGTACAAGGTATGGTATCATCTAACAGGGGCTTACTTATTATTAATACTTTAGATACTTTAAAATTATTGGCTTCAGGTAAATCAATTAACAATCCTGTTTTAGAAAGCAAATTGGATGAAAATACAGAAAATAATTTGGTTAGGTTAAACCGTGTTAAATTTTTAACAACACAAACCGACACTATTTGGAGAGCCAATTCAACTTACCCAATAATTACCTTGGCAGGCGATACCACAAACATAAGAATTTATGCAACGAGTAATTTAGTTGGGGCACTGAAGCCTACTACTAATTTCTTCCATGTTATTGGTTTGGGCACTCAACAATCAAACTTAAATTCACCTTATGCCTTTACTGGGTATCAAATTTTACCACGGGGTACGAGTGATATTATTACATTCACTGCTTTGAGTAACTTTAAATTACTATCGCCTGCAAACAATACTACTATTCCTATTCAGGGAGACACTAATCAAACGGTATTTATCTCATGGACCAAATCAATCAATAGTCCTTTACTTGCCACAGCTACTTATACTTGGGTATTGGATTCTACGGGCGGCAATTTTACCAATCCTATATTAAGTATTCCTTCTACTACAGCCGGAGCTGATACTTCTTTAACTTTAACCTATGGCCAAATTAGGGCTTTATTGGTTTCATTGGGTGTTCAAAAAGGTCAAACCAAATCGTTCATTTGGAAAGTAAATGCTGCATCTGGTTTATTTAGCAAGAGCTCAGATTCTGTTTTTACAGCTAACTTTACGTTAGGAAATATGTTGGGTGTAAAAAATGTATCGGCTGCGCCATTACTTACTTTCCCTAATCCTTTTAACGAAAACATTTCTATTGTATTGCCTAATTCTATTTTGAATAATAATATAGAAGTAAGTATAATGGATATAACGGGTAAGGTTTATTTAAATCAATCGTTTGAAAACAATACTTTAAACCAGATACAAGTAAACACAAGTACTTTAAATAAAGGCATTTATTTATTGAAAGTATCAAACGAGCACACTACTTATATTCAAAAAATGATTAAGGAATAA
- a CDS encoding T9SS type A sorting domain-containing protein encodes MKKIFTLFAKSFICLLICVGYNQLMAQTTYTWNVATGDFTAAASWTPTRTSPAANDVLVFNGSTQANPTVTNVSTQTIGRLRLINGVNVNFSTAVADVGTGTIGRSGVTVTGTGTTFLSQFRLYDQLYTGTNNFIGEISAIASNTTLTTGSSSTIAASTSFGAFPKLVFKHVSTTLPALEIASGATLNMYCTGISVTMIIDTGAYAEIMGTITFSDKCKLFATDANAIRVRNQGKVQMNSNYYTGNVFGLIGVPNIVVFDSGSVFQQYAGANPFGLGQPASKVTFSSGSNFIFSSTTGGPAFSGRTYANFIYRSTSSYSATGGTATFENLQVDSGQFTLGLTGTLNIKGSIIVNSPGICYMNAASGTPNYIFNGTKLQTISGAGILGINNSGTANINFTLSNNAFGLRLDRAVNFGGARLALDSGALNLNGYNLTIGNSGTNNGLITANLGYLFGTGNLTRWFPSGNTSTNNLDSCLFPFGTPTSKRYAWITSNPSSAGTLTVSHTDAAGFTLFASPFSDNATNNVTVNVRKNYSWTIATGNGISATDFAVKVQGSATIGQITTPANIRLTLASAIAPGTAVDGGGTVLLPQASRTNLTTTTINNTFYIGSAASQNPLPVKYISFTGVSINNSSVLNWITASETNNKEFEIERSFDGTNFEMIGKVKGNGNISTTCNYTFIDALNNTSKPSTIFYRLKQIDFDGQFDYSKTIQINNETKLVVELSPNPVNDKLNIVTNANTTQFIEILDINGKVYVSQEINAAASVNGVEINTSFLNRGIYLVKLTNQNEVYTKKIIKE; translated from the coding sequence ATGAAAAAAATATTTACACTTTTTGCGAAAAGTTTTATTTGTTTATTAATCTGTGTTGGATACAACCAGTTAATGGCGCAAACAACTTACACATGGAATGTTGCAACAGGCGATTTTACCGCTGCAGCCAGCTGGACACCCACACGAACGAGCCCAGCAGCCAATGATGTACTTGTTTTTAACGGTAGTACACAAGCCAACCCAACTGTTACCAATGTGAGTACACAAACCATTGGTCGTTTACGCCTAATTAACGGTGTCAATGTAAATTTTTCAACAGCAGTAGCAGATGTTGGAACAGGTACTATTGGTAGAAGTGGGGTAACCGTAACTGGCACAGGTACTACTTTTTTAAGTCAATTTCGTTTGTACGACCAACTATATACTGGAACCAACAATTTTATAGGTGAGATTTCGGCCATAGCTAGTAATACTACTTTAACAACAGGTAGTTCTAGTACTATAGCAGCTTCAACTAGTTTTGGGGCTTTTCCAAAATTAGTTTTCAAACACGTATCTACTACACTACCTGCACTAGAAATTGCCAGTGGGGCCACTTTAAACATGTACTGCACAGGAATTTCTGTAACCATGATTATTGATACTGGTGCTTATGCCGAAATAATGGGTACCATTACCTTTTCGGATAAATGTAAATTGTTTGCCACAGATGCCAATGCCATTAGAGTAAGAAATCAAGGAAAGGTACAAATGAATAGCAACTACTATACCGGTAATGTTTTTGGCTTGATTGGTGTTCCCAATATTGTTGTTTTTGATTCTGGCTCTGTATTTCAGCAATATGCAGGAGCTAATCCATTTGGGTTGGGTCAACCAGCATCTAAAGTAACTTTCTCTTCTGGTAGTAATTTTATATTTTCTTCAACAACTGGTGGTCCTGCTTTTTCTGGAAGAACTTATGCTAATTTTATCTACCGTTCAACATCATCATATAGCGCAACAGGTGGAACAGCTACTTTCGAAAATTTACAGGTAGATTCAGGACAATTTACTTTGGGACTAACGGGTACACTCAATATTAAAGGAAGCATTATTGTTAACTCACCCGGTATTTGTTATATGAATGCAGCGAGTGGAACACCTAATTATATTTTTAATGGTACAAAATTACAAACCATAAGCGGAGCAGGTATTTTGGGTATTAATAATTCCGGTACTGCCAATATAAACTTTACTTTAAGCAATAATGCTTTTGGTTTACGCCTAGACAGGGCTGTAAACTTTGGAGGTGCAAGATTGGCTCTTGATAGCGGAGCGCTTAATTTAAACGGATATAATTTAACCATTGGTAATAGTGGAACCAATAATGGACTTATTACTGCCAACCTTGGTTACCTTTTTGGAACCGGAAATTTAACACGTTGGTTTCCATCGGGCAATACCTCTACTAATAATTTAGATTCTTGTTTATTCCCTTTCGGTACACCAACATCAAAACGTTATGCATGGATAACAAGTAACCCCTCATCGGCTGGTACTTTAACTGTATCACATACTGATGCAGCCGGTTTTACTTTATTTGCAAGCCCTTTTAGCGATAACGCTACCAATAATGTTACAGTGAACGTTCGTAAAAATTACAGCTGGACTATTGCTACGGGAAATGGTATTTCAGCTACTGACTTTGCCGTTAAAGTGCAAGGTTCTGCTACTATTGGGCAAATTACAACACCGGCTAATATACGTTTAACTTTGGCAAGTGCCATTGCGCCAGGAACTGCTGTTGACGGAGGTGGAACGGTTTTATTACCTCAGGCAAGTAGAACTAATTTAACCACAACAACTATTAATAATACGTTTTATATTGGTTCGGCTGCTTCGCAAAATCCGTTGCCTGTTAAATATATTTCATTTACTGGTGTATCTATTAATAACAGCTCTGTTCTAAACTGGATTACTGCTTCGGAAACCAATAACAAAGAATTTGAAATTGAAAGAAGTTTTGACGGAACAAACTTTGAAATGATTGGTAAAGTAAAAGGAAACGGAAATATTTCAACTACCTGCAATTATACTTTTATTGATGCATTGAATAATACAAGCAAACCCTCAACTATTTTCTACAGGCTCAAACAAATTGATTTTGACGGTCAGTTTGACTACTCAAAAACTATTCAAATTAACAATGAAACTAAATTAGTAGTGGAATTAAGTCCAAACCCGGTAAACGATAAATTAAATATTGTTACCAATGCAAACACCACTCAGTTTATTGAAATATTAGATATAAATGGTAAAGTGTATGTTAGTCAGGAAATAAATGCAGCAGCTTCTGTTAACGGTGTTGAAATAAATACCAGCTTTTTAAACAGAGGTATTTATTTAGTAAAGCTTACCAATCAAAATGAGGTGTATACTAAAAAAATTATCAAGGAATAA